The Lutra lutra chromosome 10, mLutLut1.2, whole genome shotgun sequence genome contains a region encoding:
- the LOC125079993 gene encoding olfactory receptor 502-like, translated as MDSLGGGNHTAVTGFILLGLTNDPVLQVILFPTILCIYLVTISGNLSTIMLIRISSQLHHPMYFFLSHLALADIGYSSAVTPNMLVNFLVERNTISYLGCAIQLGSVVFFGSSECFLLAAMAYDRFMAICNPLLYSTKMCTQVCVRLLAVTYIGSFLNASSSTICFSFLLFCGPNQVNHFFCDFAPLVKLSCSDSSIPAVVPSFTAGSIIMVTVCVIAVSYICILVTILKMRSTEGCCKAFSTCTSHLTAVTLFYGTITFIYVMPKSCYSTDQNKVVSVFYLIVVPMLNPLIYSLRNSEMKGALKRELARKIFS; from the coding sequence ATGGATTCCTTGGGGGGTGGGAACCACACTGCAGTGACAGGGTTCATTTTACTGGGCCTAACCAATGACCCTGTCCTTCAAGTCATCCTCTTCCCGACCATCCTCTGCATCTACCTGGTGACCATATCTGGTAACCTTAGCACAATCATGCTGATCAGAATCTCCTCGCAGCTTCACCaccctatgtatttttttctgagccaCTTGGCCTTGGCTGACATAGGCTATTCATCTGCTGTCACACCCAACATGCTTGTAAACTTCCTGGTGGAGAGAAATACCATCTCTTATCTCGGATGTGCCATCCAGCTGGGCTCAGTTGTTTTCTTTGGGTCAAGTGAGTGCTTCCTGCTGGCTGCCATGGCATACGATCGCTTCATGGCAATCTGCAACCCATTGCTTTATTCAACCAAAATGTGCACACAAGTTTGTGTTCGCCTACTCGCAGTGACTTACATAGGTAGTTTTCTCAATGCTTCCTCTTCTACTATTTGCTtctcatttttactcttttgtgGACCAAATCAAGTCAAccattttttctgtgattttgctCCTTTAGTTAAGCTCTCCTGTTCTGATAGCAGTATCCCCGCTGTTGTCCCCTCATTTACGGCTGGCTCCATCATCATGGTCACTGTGTGTGTCATAGCAGTCTCCTACATCTGTATTCTCGTCACAATCCTGAAGATGCGCTCCACTGAGGGATGCTGCAAGGCCTTCTCCACTTGCACGtcccacctcacagcagtcactCTGTTCTATGGGACAATCACATTCATCTATGTGATGCCCAAGTCCTGCTACTCAACTGACCAGAACAAGGTGGTGTCTGTGTTCTACCTGATAGTGGTCCCCATGTTGAACCCCCTCATCTACAGCCTCAGGAATAGTGAGATGAAGGGGGCGCTAAAGAGGGAGCTcgccagaaaaatattttcttag